From a region of the Arachis ipaensis cultivar K30076 chromosome B09, Araip1.1, whole genome shotgun sequence genome:
- the LOC107617017 gene encoding putative protein phosphatase 2C-like protein 44 yields the protein MGFKYLPLKLKVFRLKRFLLGRGRRGVKRKHVMVPAKKPSWMMPITHGYYVVEHHQGSEKDLLNFDSVVVQREQMDHNELWYFGMFDVVVGDVVTKYIQSNFFNKKLQESHLRRKSKETLKRAYLGARAKIREEYESDERSRMGSGSCVMVINGEKLVIANMGDYKTVVCRDGIAHHHTSSGRHHQHSPRIHWSRRLFSGKSHSRGSELVVKGERIDSDTEFLIMASNGIWEVMQNQEAVNLISHIEDPQEAAEFLAKEAMNRMSKSNISCLIIRFE from the exons atgggaTTCAAATATCTTCCTCTCAAGCTTAAG GTTTTCCGGCTGAAACGGTTTCTGCTAGGCCGCGGCCGAAGAGGAGTAAAGAGAAAGCATGTGATGGTGCCTGCAAAGAAGCCTTCATGGATGATGCCAATAACACATGGATATTATGTGGTGGAGCATCATCAAGGTTCTGAAAAAGACCTTTTGAACTTTGATTCAGTAGTGGTGCAAAGAGAGCAAATGGATCATAATGAATTGTGGTATTTCGGAATGTTTGACGTTGTAGTTGGAGATGTGGTTACCAAGTACATTCAATCCAATTTCTTTAACAAGAAGCTTCAAGag TCTCATTTAAGGAGGAAAAGCAAGGAAACGCTGAAGAGGGCATACCTTGGTGCAAGGGCAAAGATAAGAGAGGAGTATGAATCAGATGAAAGAAGCAGAATGGGTTCAGGATCATGTGTTATGGTGATCAATGGAGAGAAGCTTGTGATAGCAAACATGGGAGATTATAAAACTGTTGTCTGCAGAGATGGCATAGCTCATCATCACACATCATCTGGTAGACACCACCAACATTCACCACGAATACATTGGTCTCGCAGACTCTTCTCCG GTAAAAGTCATTCTAGAGGCTCAGAACTTGTTGTGAAAGGAGAAAGGATTGATTCAGATACTGAATTTCTGATAATGGCCAGCAATGGTATATGGGAG GTGATGCAGAATCAAGAGGCAGTGAATCTGATAAGTCACATAGAGGATCCCCAAGAAGCAGCGGAATTCTTGGCAAAGGAAGCTATGAATAGGATGAGCAAAAGCAACATCTCATGCTTAATCATTCGCTTTGAGTGA